From the genome of Nicotiana tabacum cultivar K326 chromosome 17, ASM71507v2, whole genome shotgun sequence:
agctcgtgcctcgcctgagtaaggcaacctttagcccttggccattgtcatgcgcctctttcgtgccatgcccatacatagccctctTGCAGTACGCTTCCATTCCGAAGTAGTGCAGTGTCGCCCACACCTGCacctttaggccaacggacccttgcttgcaGGGTTAAACCCAAGCCATactcacaagtcgacacatgatgccTCTATGACAGGTgcatcaagtatccaatcggcacggaGGTCTCGTTCCAACATTCGGTAGCCCGCGGGGCTGGCCGTTCCACACATCGAGCCTCCAACACCACTTTGATGCCCAACGCATGCCCGAAGGCATTGCGCCGTCCATACGAGTTCCCAAACTCGTGTGGATACCTTTgacactcctttgagtcatctaggcaggcccttgaggttgCCCCCAAGGCAGCTCGTTCGATACGGCTCGGTGGCAGCacgtatgggggaggcaggtcggagctttcatcacctatacccccttatatatgcttaaaattaaaaagcccaagttgcccgagtagactactctacgtcagaccatcagaaggaccttttctcaccagttcttggccGAAATCACAACTCCAAAATGCGAGTTGTGACAATATGCTTAATTAACACTTAAAACTGGCCGTTTCAGCAAAACATCACTCCTAACATGACTATAACTCCCATTCAGTCCCATTAGAAATTGTAGCAGCCTTTGTCTTACTAGGTGTTCTACATAAGGTCGAGATTCCTCACAATCACATGAAGGTAAAGGTGCTAGTATATCTAGCTCATCCCACGGATCCTTCAATTTTGAGAAATAACTTGTGACAGAATCTGTACCTTGTCTTAGGGTTGCAATCTCTGTCCACAACTGATAAATTCTAGTCAAATTGTCTTTATCAAATCTCTCCTTGAATTCAGCCCAAACCTTCCTTGCACTAGAAGCGTACGTGATGCTTGGTACTAATTCCGCCGAAACAGTACTGCTCGGCCATGACACCACAACCGCGTTACATCTTTCCCACTTTGTGGCCAAATCACCTATATAAGAGCTTTTGACAGAAGTGCCATCCACAAACCCTAATTTGTTCTTCACCAGCAGCGCAACTCGCATAGATCTACTTTAAAGGGCATAGTTTTCTGGCCATGTGAGTTTGAGCGAGATTAGAGTTGTTCCTGGTGCATCAGAATCTTTTAGGAATAGTGAATGATTATGAGGTAAATTCGCAATCTCGTCGTCCGCCATTGATGAACTTAGGTCAAGCTTCGAAGAATGAAATTGATGAAACAGAGTCGCAAAACTACTTCAATCCAGTAATCGATGCTCCGATACCATGTTAGAACTTGAATTGTGAGCTTACAATTTATGAATTAACAACATGCAATGAACGAAGAAATGAGATCAAAGGAATTTTctagaaagagaaagagagagaagtcTGCTATTCTTCTTACATTGTTACCGAGAAGAATGAAAGAGGGAAAATGAATTAGTACTAATTAAATTCTGGAGGTTTACTATTTATCAAAAACTAACCGACTACTAGCAAACTCTAACTTTCTCTAATTACACATTGACCCCTATAGTTTTGATACTTATGTATCAAAAGGAAACAGACAAATATATTACTTCCAAAATGATCTGATGGACTTGAGAATTCTATTTCCGTCTGAGGACCTGGAGTGACAAACAAAAAATTAAACATAATGAAGAACACAAGTCCAAATGCCTTAAAGGTTAAACTTGGTGACGAGTTTTGCAATTTCATTCCACTGGGAAGAGGCTTTCTACTTAATTACTAATTATAGCTTAATGATTCATCAGGAGTCCTAAATCCATTTTATTATAGAAAGCGAAAGCAATGACCATACatctaaaacaaataaatatataaaagctTGGACTTCAGTTTCTGCTCCAATAGGAAATTAGGAATCACAATATCACTCAATGGTTTTCAACCTTTTCTTGCCATAGTGACTCGAGCTATGTAAATTCTTAAAGTTAAATGGTGATATCAACCAGCTTCAATTTCAGCATATGAACAGTTGTGATTGACTGAATGTATAAAACCAATCAACCTAACTATTGCAAGTACGAGGAGCATTGCAGATTTATAATTACAATAGCAAAATCGAGGAGGTCATTAGCAACTAATAGGTCTCATCCTACTATTGCATATTCCTCGGATGTTTCCATCCGCTTCAGCTCTAGTTTGGATCTATTTGCATCGGAAAATGGCTTTCAGCTACAAGGATAAGGAAAGTAAAAGAAATCACCTACTTGTCACCCCAATGACACTTTGAGCTGGAGTCTTTACTAGTCCAATTTCATCCATCAAAAGTCTCACATTCTCTGCATCTTTCCATCTTCCAACTGCAGAATAGATCTTTCCCAACAGTACATAATTTCCTGTGTTCTCTGGCTCCAGCTTA
Proteins encoded in this window:
- the LOC142171996 gene encoding uncharacterized protein LOC142171996, translated to MRVALLVKNKLGFVDGTSVKSSYIGDLATKWERCNAVVVSWPSSTVSAELVPSITYASSARKVWAEFKERFDKDNLTRIYQLWTEIATLRQGTDSVTSYFSKLKDPWDELDILAPLPSCDCEESRPYVEHLVRQRLLQFLMGLNGSYSHVRSDVLLKRPVLSVN